In the Bacteroidota bacterium genome, CAGATGGCTGAACCCAAATATGTAATTGCTATGGGCGGCTGCGCAATTTCCGGCGGACCATTTTTTTATAATTCCTATTCGGTGGTCAAAGGTGTTGATAATGTAATTCCTGTTGACGTGTACGTTCCCGGCTGTCCTCCCCGCCCGGAGGCCTTATTTCACGGGTTACTCACTCTTCAAAGAAAGATTAAGGCAGAATCTATTTCTCACCCGAGGGAAGAACTTAAAGGTTTTATTTAGTATTGAACGCAATTATATAAATTCCTCTCTTAGAGGGGAATAAATTATTTGTTTATTTTGACTTATTCAAATTTATGGAAAACAGTCAGTTAAAAGAAGAAATTTTAGCATTGGTCCCTGAAGCTGTTGTATCTGAAGGAAAACAGTTTCTTGAAGCCGTTGTTCCCGCCGAAAAATTGCATGAATTTGCTTTGCAGTTGAAAGATAAGGAAGAACTGGCTTTCGATTTTCTGGTTTGCCTGAGTGGAGTTGACTGGTCAGATCACATCAGCGTGGTGTATCACCTTGAGTCAATTAAGCACAAGCATGTGATGGTTTTGAAGGTGAATCTTGACAGGAATAATCCGGCCGTGGATACCGTTTGCGATATCTGGAGGACTGCTGAATATCATGAACGTGAAGTTTATGACCTGATCGGGGTACATTTTAATAATCATCCTGATTTGCGCCGTATTTTCCTTGATGATACCTGGAACGGCCATCCTTTGCTGAAGGATTATGTTGAAGATATCCACATGGTTGACAGAACCTAAGGGACTTATTCAGCAAAAATTAAACAATTCATTCAATAGAACAAGTGAACTATTTATAATATGTCAGAAGAAATAAAAAAAGCTGTTCCTGAGGTAGAGGAAGAATATTTTGTTAATATGGGGCCTCAGCATCCTTCTACTCATGGCGTATTGCGGTTGCTGGTTTCGCTTAAGGGGGAAACGGTAAAGAGTATCCTGCCTTATTGCGGTTATATTCACCGTGGCATTGAAA is a window encoding:
- a CDS encoding NADH-quinone oxidoreductase subunit C; its protein translation is MENSQLKEEILALVPEAVVSEGKQFLEAVVPAEKLHEFALQLKDKEELAFDFLVCLSGVDWSDHISVVYHLESIKHKHVMVLKVNLDRNNPAVDTVCDIWRTAEYHEREVYDLIGVHFNNHPDLRRIFLDDTWNGHPLLKDYVEDIHMVDRT